CGCATCACCCGCCAGGGGTCGGTGTGCACCCACTCCGAGTCGCCCTCGGTGTCCAGCAGCCGCTGGTCGGTGGTCTCCGGCTGCACCTGTTCCCGGCGCCGCAGCACCGGTCCCTGCCTGCGCTCCTCGTACTCCCGCGACTCCCCGGGGTTGGCCATGACGCTCCCTCCGCCGAACACTGTTGCAGGTCCCAGGGTAGGCCGGTGCGGATGACGACCGGGCGAACTCAGGACGTCAGCCACTCCCGCAGCCGGTTCTCGCAGTGTGTGATCTTCTCCACGGCGACATGCTCGTCCCGCTTGTGGGCGTAGAGCGCGTCCCCCGGGCCGTAGTTGACGGCGGGCACCCCGAGGGCGCTGAAACGGGAGACGTCCGTCCAGCCGAACTTGGGCCGGGCGCTGCCGCCGACCGCCTTCATGAAGGCCGCGGCGGCGGGGTGGCCGAGGCCGGGCAGTGCCCCGCCGGAGTGGTCGTCGACGACGAACTCGTCCACTCCGCAGTCCGCGAACGCCTCCTGGACATGGGCCAGCGCCTCGTCCGCGCTCCGGTCGGGGGCGTAGCGGAAGTTGACGACGACGGTGCAGGCGTCGGGGATCACATTCCCCGCGACGCCGCCCTCGATCTTCACGGCGTTCAGGCCCTCGCGGTACTCCAGCCCGTCGATCACGGGTCGGCGGGGCTCGTAGGCGGCGAGCCGGGCCAGGATCGGGGCGGCGGCGTGGATCGCGTTCGACCCCATCCAGCTCCGCGCGGAGTGCGCCCGCTCGCCCGTGGTCCGCAGCAGCACCCTGAGCGTGCCCTGGCAGCCGCCCTCCACCTCGCCGTCGGAGGGTTCGAGCAGCACGGCGAAGTC
The nucleotide sequence above comes from Streptomyces clavuligerus. Encoded proteins:
- the dapE gene encoding succinyl-diaminopimelate desuccinylase, with the protein product MSPTELDLTLDGPALTAALVDFPSVSGEEKPLADAIERALSALPHLTVDRHGNNIVARTRLGRAERVVLAGHIDTVPIADNVPSRLDGNGVLWGCGTSDMKSGVAVQLRIAATVPEPNRDLTFVFYDNEEVAAHRNGLGHVAEAHPDWLAGDFAVLLEPSDGEVEGGCQGTLRVLLRTTGERAHSARSWMGSNAIHAAAPILARLAAYEPRRPVIDGLEYREGLNAVKIEGGVAGNVIPDACTVVVNFRYAPDRSADEALAHVQEAFADCGVDEFVVDDHSGGALPGLGHPAAAAFMKAVGGSARPKFGWTDVSRFSALGVPAVNYGPGDALYAHKRDEHVAVEKITHCENRLREWLTS